The following are encoded in a window of Sebastes umbrosus isolate fSebUmb1 chromosome 7, fSebUmb1.pri, whole genome shotgun sequence genomic DNA:
- the her8.2 gene encoding hairy-related 8.2: protein MTASSMEHNVGKHPSAKEERKMRKPLIERKRRERINNCLDQLKETVIGAFRLDQSKLEKADILEMTVKHLQNIQSIKLNDPTLGLEAQQKYSTGYIQCMHEVHNMLLTCEWMDKTMGSRLLNHLLKSLPRSTDERPLQASPRRDAPLPAGTPPRGDPRAGRQLQREGPTRPERPALHSSHLGMLEMWRPW from the exons ATGACTGCTTCATCCATGGAGCACAACGTGGGGAAACATCCCAGTGccaaagaggagagaaag ATGAGAAAGCCACTCATTGAGAGGAAACGACGAGAGAGGATAAACAATTGTTTGGATCAGCTGAAAGAAACTGTGATCGGAGCGTTCAGACTTGAT CAATCCAAACTGGAGAAAGCCGACATCCTAGAGATGACAGTGAAGCATCTGCAAAACATCCAGAGCATTAAACTCAACG accCCACACTAGGCCTGGAGGCCCAGCAGAAGTACAGCACAGGCTACATCCAGTGCATGCATGAAGTCCACAACATGCTCCTCACCTGCGAGTGGATGGACAAAACTATGGGCTCCCGCCTGCTCAACCACCTCCTCAAGTCCCTGCCCAGGTCCACCGATGAGCGGCCCCTCCAGGCCTCACCCAGACGTGATGCCCCTCTTCCGGCCGGCACTCCCCCCAGAGGAGACCCCCGTGCTGGGAGGCAGCTCCAGAGAGAAGGGCCCACACGCCCAGAGAGGCCCGCACTCCACAGCTCCCACCTGGGGATGCTGGAGATGTGGAGGCCCTGGTGA